One segment of Herbaspirillum hiltneri N3 DNA contains the following:
- a CDS encoding pseudouridine synthase, with translation MKPTAPLPLKDGVAPSYLWLQEAADLWSNMLDFLTARFPGVTEEAWRQRMARGEVVNQDGVALTPASPYRRGDCIFYYRDLEGSETPIPFTEQILHQDEHLLVVDKPHFVPVIPTGRFLHESLLVRLKKKTGLADLTPIHRLDRETAGVLIFSHNPASRGAYQAMFQQRTMDKTYEALAGMLEGRSFPFVHRSRMVDADKFFLMREEEGEPNSETHIDLIERRGALGLYRLNPVTGRKHQLRVHMAALGIPIVNDNFYPHVVPAGTADNYDAPLKLLARSIAFTDPLSGDVRYFESLRTL, from the coding sequence ATGAAACCGACAGCGCCTTTGCCGCTCAAGGATGGCGTCGCGCCGAGTTACCTGTGGCTGCAGGAGGCCGCGGACTTGTGGAGCAACATGCTGGACTTCCTGACGGCGCGCTTTCCCGGCGTGACGGAAGAGGCCTGGCGTCAGCGCATGGCGCGCGGCGAAGTGGTCAATCAGGATGGCGTCGCGCTGACGCCGGCATCGCCTTATCGGCGCGGCGATTGCATCTTTTACTACCGCGACCTGGAAGGCAGCGAAACGCCGATTCCTTTCACCGAACAGATCCTGCATCAGGACGAGCATCTGCTGGTGGTCGACAAGCCGCATTTCGTGCCGGTGATTCCGACCGGCCGTTTCCTGCACGAAAGCCTGCTGGTGCGCCTGAAAAAGAAAACCGGCCTGGCCGACCTGACGCCGATCCACCGGCTTGACCGCGAGACGGCCGGGGTCCTCATCTTTTCGCACAATCCCGCCAGCCGCGGCGCGTACCAGGCGATGTTCCAGCAACGCACGATGGACAAGACCTATGAGGCGCTGGCCGGCATGCTGGAAGGGCGCAGTTTTCCCTTCGTGCATCGAAGCCGCATGGTTGACGCCGACAAGTTCTTCCTGATGCGCGAAGAAGAGGGCGAGCCTAACTCGGAGACGCACATCGATCTTATTGAGCGGCGCGGCGCACTGGGTTTGTACCGCCTCAATCCGGTCACGGGGCGCAAACACCAGCTGCGCGTACACATGGCGGCGCTCGGCATTCCCATCGTCAACGACAATTTCTATCCGCACGTCGTGCCGGCGGGCACGGCCGACAACTACGACGCGCCGCTGAAACTGCTGGCGCGCTCGATTGCCTTCACCGATCCGCTCAGCGGCGACGTGCGCTATTTCGAAAGTCTCAGGACGCTGTAG
- a CDS encoding anti-sigma factor family protein produces MNPLPVTEADLQGYVDGLLPQERLADVAAYLERNPEEAERLRTYRHQNQALHLLFDPVLDEPLPARLSARPSSNWELLRRYAAVFIVAIFAGAGGWYLHGAAQSSPVGWIAAAAGSATRVDAPLMMARRAAVAHAVYTPDARRPVEVGADQEEALVRWLSKRIGADVHAPKLAPLGYELIGGRLLPGQSAPVAQFMYHDGAGRRLTLYVSTDQVQNKDTGFRFAQEGTVNVFYWIDGKFGYALSGSIDRTELARIANSVYEQLDKPVR; encoded by the coding sequence ATGAACCCGTTACCGGTTACCGAAGCCGATTTGCAGGGCTATGTCGACGGCTTGCTGCCGCAGGAGCGGCTTGCCGATGTCGCCGCCTATCTGGAGCGCAATCCGGAGGAAGCCGAGCGCCTGCGCACCTACCGCCACCAGAACCAGGCCTTGCACCTGCTGTTCGATCCGGTGCTGGACGAACCGCTGCCGGCGCGTTTGTCGGCGCGACCCAGCAGCAACTGGGAATTGCTGCGGCGTTACGCGGCGGTGTTCATCGTCGCGATTTTTGCCGGCGCCGGCGGCTGGTATCTGCACGGCGCGGCGCAATCGTCGCCTGTTGGCTGGATCGCCGCAGCGGCGGGAAGCGCCACGCGCGTAGATGCGCCGCTGATGATGGCGCGTCGCGCAGCCGTGGCGCACGCTGTCTACACGCCTGATGCGCGTCGCCCGGTGGAAGTCGGCGCCGACCAGGAAGAAGCGCTGGTGCGCTGGTTGTCCAAGCGCATCGGCGCCGATGTCCACGCGCCCAAGCTTGCTCCCTTGGGCTACGAACTGATCGGCGGACGTTTGCTGCCGGGCCAGAGCGCGCCGGTGGCACAATTCATGTATCACGACGGCGCGGGCCGGCGGCTGACCTTGTACGTTTCCACCGACCAGGTACAGAACAAGGACACCGGCTTTCGTTTTGCGCAGGAAGGCACGGTCAACGTGTTCTACTGGATCGACGGCAAGTTCGGCTATGCCTTGTCAGGCAGCATCGACCGCACGGAACTGGCGCGCATCGCCAATAGCGTCTATGAGCAGCTGGACAAGCCGGTCCGATAA
- a CDS encoding DUF3034 family protein: protein MALTSATASAQSAMTPDMGKLMATAGVVQVEGAGGGGLVPWATITGYGSRDSYGANVHYTYVGTQDYKLASYGVAVGIADRVELSVARQRFTGSLAPLNNLRIDQDIYGVKVKLAGDIVYDQDTWMPQLAAGVMVKRNNGIGGLGAALTNVKDLGAKSDSGIDYYLAATKLFLDQSLLLNATVRATKANQMGILGFGGDKNDRYQAMLESSVAYLLNRQWVVGAEYRMKPRNLAVDNEKDYYDAFVAWFPSKNLSLTLAYVSLGDITIYNPKRQDGVYLSVQAGF, encoded by the coding sequence ATGGCATTGACGTCCGCCACGGCATCCGCGCAGAGCGCAATGACGCCGGACATGGGCAAGCTGATGGCCACGGCCGGGGTGGTCCAGGTCGAAGGCGCCGGCGGCGGCGGCCTGGTGCCGTGGGCCACCATCACCGGTTACGGCAGCCGCGACAGTTACGGCGCCAATGTGCATTACACCTATGTCGGCACCCAGGACTACAAGCTGGCCTCGTACGGCGTGGCCGTCGGCATCGCCGACCGCGTCGAGCTGTCGGTGGCCAGGCAGCGCTTCACCGGCAGCCTGGCGCCGCTCAATAATCTGCGCATCGACCAGGACATCTATGGCGTGAAGGTCAAGCTGGCCGGCGACATCGTCTACGACCAGGACACCTGGATGCCGCAGCTGGCGGCCGGCGTGATGGTCAAGCGCAACAACGGCATCGGCGGCCTGGGTGCTGCCCTCACCAACGTCAAGGACCTCGGCGCCAAGAGTGATTCCGGCATCGATTACTACCTCGCGGCGACCAAGCTGTTCCTCGACCAGAGCTTGCTGCTCAACGCCACCGTGCGCGCCACCAAGGCCAACCAGATGGGCATCCTCGGTTTCGGCGGCGACAAGAACGACCGCTATCAGGCCATGCTGGAAAGCTCGGTGGCCTATCTGCTCAACCGCCAGTGGGTGGTCGGCGCGGAATACCGCATGAAGCCGCGCAACCTCGCCGTCGACAACGAGAAGGACTATTACGATGCCTTCGTCGCCTGGTTCCCGAGCAAGAACCTGTCGCTGACGCTGGCCTACGTCTCGCTCGGCGACATCACCATCTACAATCCCAAGCGCCAGGACGGCGTCTATCTTTCCGTGCAGGCGGGCTTCTGA
- a CDS encoding group I truncated hemoglobin, which yields MKNPTTISGRLAAIPFVLAVLAVLMVLTTALPALAQKADDSLYRDLGGLEVLTKVVDDTLALALADARIKDTFKDTDMKRLAKLITEQFCELSGGPCKYSGDPMKEVHQGLGLSNTQFNALVEDLQAAMDKSGISSRTQNKLLALLAPMQRTVVTK from the coding sequence ATGAAAAATCCGACGACAATTTCGGGCCGGCTGGCTGCGATCCCGTTTGTGTTGGCTGTGTTGGCTGTCCTGATGGTGCTGACGACAGCCTTGCCGGCCCTCGCGCAAAAAGCCGACGACAGCCTGTACCGCGATCTGGGCGGGCTGGAAGTGCTGACCAAAGTGGTCGACGACACCCTGGCCCTGGCGCTGGCCGATGCCCGCATCAAGGACACTTTCAAGGACACCGACATGAAGCGGCTGGCCAAGCTCATCACCGAGCAGTTCTGTGAACTGAGCGGCGGTCCGTGCAAGTACAGCGGCGATCCGATGAAGGAAGTGCACCAGGGCCTGGGACTCAGCAATACGCAGTTCAACGCGCTGGTGGAAGACCTGCAGGCGGCGATGGACAAGTCGGGGATCTCCTCGCGTACGCAGAACAAGCTGCTGGCCTTGCTGGCGCCGATGCAACGCACTGTTGTCACAAAATAA
- a CDS encoding RNA polymerase sigma factor — MSDESHLLACLPRLRRYARALVGDRAGADDLVQDTMERAWQKLASWRRGSDMRPWLFSIMHNLHVDQRRKPVIPTVALDDEDALATPAYAPDRLVGYDLESALRLLAAEQREILLLVVLEEMTYEEVAATLGIPLGTVMSRLSRARERLRTLVEGRPQHSTLKVVK; from the coding sequence ATGTCCGACGAAAGTCATCTGCTCGCCTGCCTGCCGCGCCTGCGCCGTTACGCGCGGGCGCTGGTCGGCGATCGCGCCGGCGCCGACGACCTGGTGCAAGACACCATGGAGCGCGCCTGGCAAAAGCTGGCGAGCTGGCGCAGGGGCAGCGACATGCGGCCCTGGCTGTTCAGCATCATGCACAACCTGCACGTCGACCAGCGCCGCAAGCCGGTGATTCCGACGGTCGCGCTGGATGACGAGGATGCGCTGGCGACGCCGGCTTACGCGCCGGACCGGCTGGTCGGATATGACCTTGAGTCGGCGTTGCGGCTGCTGGCCGCCGAACAACGCGAGATTTTGTTGCTGGTCGTCCTCGAAGAGATGACCTATGAAGAAGTGGCCGCGACGCTGGGCATTCCGCTCGGAACCGTCATGTCGCGCCTGTCGCGCGCCCGCGAGCGCTTGCGCACGCTGGTCGAAGGACGGCCCCAGCATTCGACGTTGAAGGTGGTCAAATGA
- a CDS encoding COG4315 family predicted lipoprotein yields MKLLPLSLLTLTLLSSAVPAAFAEEMAVKKADDVLVTTKGMTVYTFDNDPVGKSVCNGPCATAWPPVAPVGTPSAPFSVIKRDDGSPQLALNGKPLYLFASDKNPGDRGGDNFKNIWHVVKN; encoded by the coding sequence ATGAAACTGCTCCCACTGTCCCTGCTGACATTGACCCTGCTGTCCTCCGCCGTGCCTGCGGCCTTTGCTGAAGAGATGGCTGTCAAGAAAGCCGACGACGTCCTCGTCACCACCAAGGGCATGACCGTCTACACCTTCGACAACGATCCGGTCGGCAAGAGCGTCTGCAACGGTCCTTGCGCCACGGCCTGGCCGCCGGTGGCGCCGGTCGGCACTCCAAGCGCACCGTTCTCGGTGATCAAGCGGGATGACGGCAGCCCGCAACTGGCTCTCAATGGCAAGCCGCTGTATCTGTTTGCATCCGACAAGAATCCGGGCGACCGCGGCGGCGACAATTTCAAGAACATCTGGCACGTCGTCAAGAACTGA
- a CDS encoding LysR family transcriptional regulator, translating to MREINLDRLRTLVAIADHGSFAEAARVLHLAPPTISLHIADLEERIGAALLSRKRGQIWPTTIGETLIERARRLLADAEQALEDVQRQVQGLAGRVRLGASTGAIAHLLPQALEVLGQDHPGIDVQVEVLTSQDTLARLSEGTLDVGLVALPQTPVARLVVQPWRRDPVMAFLPSGWRSPAQVTPEWLAAQPLILNDAGTRLSHLTQEWFAGGGQRPAPRIQLNYNDAIKSLVAAGYGATLLPHEQGAPLPDPRVQMLPLRPALWRQLGIAHRAENIERPTQHVLDVLWRFSLD from the coding sequence ATGAGAGAAATCAACCTGGATCGCCTGCGCACGCTGGTCGCCATCGCCGACCACGGCTCCTTCGCCGAGGCGGCGCGCGTGCTGCATCTGGCGCCGCCGACCATCAGCCTGCACATCGCTGACCTGGAGGAGCGCATCGGCGCCGCGTTGCTGTCGCGCAAGCGCGGCCAGATCTGGCCGACCACCATCGGCGAAACCCTGATCGAGCGTGCGCGCCGCCTGCTGGCCGATGCCGAACAGGCGCTGGAAGACGTGCAGCGCCAGGTGCAGGGACTGGCCGGGCGCGTGCGGCTGGGCGCTTCGACCGGCGCCATCGCGCATCTGCTGCCGCAGGCATTGGAGGTGCTGGGCCAGGATCATCCCGGCATTGACGTGCAGGTGGAGGTGCTGACCTCGCAGGACACGCTGGCCCGGCTCAGCGAAGGTACGCTCGATGTCGGGCTGGTGGCCTTGCCGCAGACGCCGGTCGCGCGGCTGGTGGTGCAGCCCTGGCGGCGCGATCCGGTGATGGCTTTCCTGCCGTCCGGCTGGCGCAGCCCGGCGCAGGTCACGCCTGAATGGCTGGCGGCGCAACCGCTGATCCTCAACGATGCCGGCACGCGCTTGTCGCACCTGACGCAGGAGTGGTTTGCCGGCGGCGGGCAACGGCCGGCGCCGCGCATCCAGCTCAATTACAACGATGCGATCAAGAGCCTGGTGGCGGCAGGTTACGGCGCGACGCTATTGCCGCATGAGCAGGGCGCGCCGCTGCCCGATCCGCGCGTGCAGATGTTGCCGCTGCGGCCGGCCCTGTGGAGACAATTGGGGATTGCGCATCGCGCGGAGAACATTGAACGTCCGACGCAGCATGTGCTGGACGTGCTGTGGCGTTTCAGTCTCGATTGA
- a CDS encoding type II toxin-antitoxin system HipA family toxin, with translation MSMLRSLRIRLGVTEVGSLFALDDGRVYFRFDDAYAVDPDRPVLSQLYRGSTEERTVAQLLNPALEANRGDGKGGLPAFFQNLLPEGQLRKHLIERAGLAPDDEFGLLAYCGKDLPGDVSALSETLDDRHLGRLIGQGRDSYEMSAGQLPTPDGESISGVQPKIGLVRAAGGRYVMRSKDARGAHFIGKLPASDYPQMPEVEFSSLALARAAGVQVCEHELVPLTAIADRLPFGLRSDAENFLLIHRFDRDAGTATGRLHMEDFAQITGTPAAAKYAGTYAALGVVLLERSVKGEEDLFELLRRIKVNELLGNFDAHLKNFSMLYRTPQAAELSPAYDIVAYSAYLAGHGHALAFAPGEKARQLLTPAVLRELANIWRIPEPKLQMVLVDTVERAMQSWPELLQSLPLSDTQRSRIRAHLDNNPSVIAWQRRAARKISGKA, from the coding sequence ATGAGCATGTTGCGATCCCTGCGCATCCGGCTCGGCGTCACCGAGGTCGGTTCGCTGTTTGCGCTCGACGACGGGCGCGTGTATTTCCGTTTCGACGACGCCTACGCCGTTGACCCGGACCGGCCGGTGCTGTCACAGCTGTATCGCGGCTCGACCGAGGAGCGCACCGTCGCCCAATTGCTCAATCCCGCGCTGGAAGCCAATCGCGGCGACGGCAAGGGTGGTTTGCCGGCATTTTTCCAGAACCTGCTGCCGGAAGGCCAGTTGCGCAAGCATCTGATCGAGCGCGCCGGTCTTGCTCCCGACGACGAGTTCGGCCTGCTGGCCTATTGCGGCAAGGATTTGCCCGGCGACGTATCGGCCTTGTCGGAAACACTCGATGACAGGCATCTCGGTCGCCTGATCGGCCAGGGCCGCGACAGCTACGAAATGAGCGCCGGCCAGTTGCCCACGCCTGACGGCGAATCGATCTCCGGCGTGCAGCCCAAGATCGGCCTGGTGCGCGCAGCGGGCGGGCGTTACGTGATGCGTTCCAAGGATGCGCGCGGCGCGCATTTCATCGGCAAGCTGCCGGCGTCGGATTATCCTCAGATGCCGGAAGTGGAATTCTCGTCGCTGGCGCTGGCGCGCGCTGCCGGTGTGCAGGTGTGCGAGCACGAACTGGTGCCGCTGACGGCGATTGCCGACCGGTTGCCGTTCGGTTTGCGCAGCGACGCCGAGAATTTCCTGCTGATCCATCGCTTCGACCGCGATGCCGGCACGGCGACCGGACGGCTGCACATGGAAGACTTCGCCCAGATCACCGGCACTCCGGCCGCCGCCAAATACGCAGGCACCTACGCAGCGCTCGGCGTGGTGCTGCTGGAGCGCAGCGTCAAGGGCGAGGAAGATCTGTTCGAGCTGCTGCGCCGGATCAAGGTGAACGAGCTGCTCGGCAATTTCGACGCCCACCTCAAGAACTTCAGCATGCTGTATCGCACGCCGCAAGCGGCCGAGCTGTCGCCGGCCTATGACATTGTCGCGTATTCGGCTTACCTCGCCGGCCATGGCCACGCATTGGCGTTTGCGCCCGGAGAAAAGGCGCGGCAACTGCTGACGCCGGCGGTGCTGCGCGAACTCGCCAATATCTGGCGCATTCCCGAACCCAAGCTGCAAATGGTGCTGGTCGATACCGTCGAGCGCGCGATGCAGAGTTGGCCGGAGTTATTGCAAAGCCTGCCGCTCAGCGACACCCAGCGCAGCCGCATCAGGGCGCATCTGGACAACAACCCCAGCGTGATTGCCTGGCAGCGTCGCGCCGCCCGCAAGATCAGCGGCAAGGCGTGA
- a CDS encoding site-specific recombinase, which translates to MLHLLEKISDSPAGSELDNAIALVKLLRPKKREAPALAITNVRTLTHLLQQHPHHAATLRHHLLHLLSARRQTSLYTDIGILSNDGFFSELHRRLAYRVLPPALDDRYLSDCLEKLFPFNTDYLWMRAVPVDDWAALFEVLQNADAELPPEADKFDKLDEQKTLTEILLAIQVLSYRISAIGIEPELIRIYSDVKAFESPFLMQNVELHRYLDGYMHHLNADAISPAPLEDASHVLVMLDQCQEVVTRIRKSTLRLGTSIAVTYRLVRLDQHLDRLRKLLSLVDVGKPENAAVTAMQKRGIGLELGLELIEAHNRKYTVRDLFAANINLLARNITENASRTGEHYIAEDRREYAAMYKSAAGAGFIIGFMSMIKILFSYLRAAPLVEAFLFSMNYSLGFMLIHVLHFTVATKQPAMTASRIAAGLHSSDGRNLDLDSLTELIVKVIRTQFVAVLGNLTIAFPVAYLLASGYFLLAGHHFVAPDKAQHLLHDIDPFSSLALFHAAIAGVCLFLAGLISGYYDNKALYTRMSQRVARARWLSRLLGKARTERLGDYLEISLGGLMGNFYFGILLGTIGTVGFLLGLPIDIRHITFSATNFAIALVGLDHAVSWSVIAVSTFGVLAIGTMNLWVSFSLALFVALRSRQVKFRHGWPLLKSLCARFLKKPADFFIPPRAAATAAAPASTPAQDSSESA; encoded by the coding sequence ATGCTCCACTTATTAGAAAAAATCAGCGACTCCCCGGCCGGCAGCGAACTCGACAACGCCATTGCACTGGTCAAGCTGCTGCGCCCAAAAAAACGCGAAGCGCCCGCGCTGGCAATCACCAACGTCCGCACGCTGACGCACTTGCTGCAGCAGCATCCGCACCACGCCGCCACGCTGCGCCATCATCTGTTGCATCTGCTGTCGGCACGCCGCCAGACCAGCCTGTACACCGACATCGGCATCCTGTCGAATGACGGCTTCTTCTCCGAACTGCATCGCCGCCTGGCCTACCGCGTGCTGCCGCCCGCGCTGGACGATCGCTACCTGTCCGATTGCCTGGAAAAACTGTTCCCCTTCAACACCGATTACCTGTGGATGCGCGCAGTGCCGGTCGACGACTGGGCCGCGCTGTTCGAGGTATTGCAAAACGCCGACGCTGAACTGCCGCCCGAAGCCGACAAGTTCGACAAGCTCGACGAGCAAAAGACCCTGACCGAAATCCTGCTGGCCATCCAGGTGCTGTCCTACCGCATCAGCGCGATCGGCATCGAGCCGGAGCTGATCCGCATCTACAGCGACGTCAAGGCCTTCGAATCGCCCTTCCTGATGCAGAACGTCGAACTGCACCGCTACCTCGACGGCTACATGCATCATCTGAATGCCGACGCGATATCACCGGCGCCGCTGGAAGACGCCAGCCACGTGCTGGTGATGCTGGATCAATGCCAGGAAGTCGTCACCCGCATCCGCAAAAGCACGCTGCGCCTGGGCACCAGCATCGCCGTCACTTACCGGCTGGTGCGCCTGGACCAGCATCTCGACCGCCTGCGCAAACTGTTGTCGCTGGTTGATGTCGGCAAGCCTGAAAACGCCGCCGTGACGGCGATGCAAAAGCGCGGCATCGGCCTCGAACTGGGACTGGAACTGATCGAGGCGCACAACCGCAAGTACACCGTGCGCGACCTGTTCGCCGCCAACATCAACCTGCTGGCGCGCAACATCACCGAAAACGCCAGCCGCACCGGCGAGCATTACATCGCCGAGGACCGGCGAGAATATGCCGCCATGTACAAGTCGGCGGCGGGAGCAGGCTTCATCATCGGCTTCATGTCGATGATCAAGATCCTGTTCTCCTACTTGCGAGCGGCGCCGCTGGTGGAAGCCTTCCTGTTCAGCATGAATTATTCGCTCGGCTTCATGCTGATCCACGTGCTGCATTTCACGGTGGCCACCAAGCAACCGGCCATGACCGCCTCGCGCATCGCCGCCGGACTGCACAGCAGCGACGGCCGCAATCTCGATCTCGACAGCCTGACCGAACTGATCGTCAAGGTGATCCGCACGCAGTTCGTGGCGGTCCTGGGCAACCTGACGATCGCATTCCCGGTGGCATACCTGCTGGCGAGCGGCTACTTCCTGCTGGCCGGCCATCACTTCGTGGCGCCGGACAAGGCGCAGCACCTGCTGCACGACATCGATCCGTTCTCCAGCCTGGCGCTGTTCCACGCGGCGATTGCGGGCGTCTGCCTGTTCCTGGCGGGTTTGATCTCGGGCTACTACGACAACAAGGCGCTTTACACGCGCATGTCGCAACGCGTGGCCCGCGCGCGCTGGCTCAGCCGATTGCTCGGCAAGGCACGCACGGAGCGCCTGGGGGACTATCTGGAAATCAGCCTGGGCGGCCTGATGGGGAATTTCTATTTCGGCATCCTGCTCGGCACCATCGGCACCGTCGGCTTTTTGCTCGGGCTGCCGATCGATATCCGCCACATCACGTTCTCGGCGACCAATTTCGCCATTGCGCTGGTCGGCCTCGACCATGCCGTGAGCTGGAGCGTGATCGCCGTCTCGACCTTCGGCGTGCTGGCGATCGGGACCATGAACCTGTGGGTCAGTTTTTCGCTGGCGCTGTTCGTGGCGCTGCGTTCGCGCCAGGTGAAATTCCGCCACGGCTGGCCGCTGCTGAAGTCGCTGTGCGCGCGCTTCCTGAAGAAACCGGCGGATTTTTTCATCCCGCCCCGCGCTGCCGCAACCGCGGCAGCACCAGCATCAACACCAGCGCAGGACAGCTCGGAATCCGCCTAG
- a CDS encoding YjfB family protein has protein sequence MDVGNIPAVASALAAKETSDSVNIAMLKKALDTQATAAVGILQALPLPANPNIGRNVNTVA, from the coding sequence ATGGACGTTGGTAACATTCCCGCCGTCGCTTCGGCGCTTGCCGCCAAAGAGACCAGCGATTCGGTCAATATCGCGATGTTGAAAAAAGCGCTTGATACCCAGGCCACAGCAGCGGTGGGCATCCTGCAAGCTTTGCCACTGCCCGCCAATCCGAACATCGGCCGCAACGTCAACACGGTTGCCTGA
- the argC gene encoding N-acetyl-gamma-glutamyl-phosphate reductase has protein sequence MAKPLVFIDGDQGTTGLLIHDRLRDRSDLQLATLPAAERKDARRRAEAINACDIAILCLPDAAARDAVAAIENPAVRVIDASSAHRTTAGWVYGFPEMDAGQAQRIATASRVTNPGCYPTGAISLLRPLIEAGLVPRDYPVSVHAVSGYSGGGRPSVEQYEGPQGAQAPAFQVYGTALAHKHPPEMQRYTGLDHRPIFVPAYGAFRQGIVLTIPLELRLLASGVDGKQLHAALARHYAGATHVRVIPLEETKTLTHLNPQALNGTNDMDLGVFINEEHGHVLLSAVFDNLGKGASGAAVQNLDLMLATAS, from the coding sequence ATGGCCAAACCTCTTGTTTTCATCGACGGCGACCAAGGCACCACCGGTCTGCTGATCCACGACCGGCTGCGTGACCGCAGCGACCTGCAACTGGCGACGCTGCCGGCGGCCGAGCGCAAGGACGCGCGTCGCCGCGCCGAAGCCATCAACGCCTGCGACATCGCCATCCTGTGCCTGCCTGACGCTGCGGCGCGCGACGCGGTGGCCGCCATCGAGAATCCGGCCGTGCGCGTGATCGATGCCAGCTCGGCGCATCGGACCACCGCGGGCTGGGTCTACGGTTTCCCCGAGATGGACGCCGGCCAGGCGCAGCGCATCGCCACGGCCTCGCGCGTGACCAATCCGGGCTGTTATCCGACCGGCGCGATCAGCCTGTTGCGCCCGCTGATCGAAGCCGGCCTGGTGCCGCGCGACTATCCGGTCAGCGTGCATGCAGTGTCGGGCTATTCGGGCGGCGGCCGTCCTTCCGTGGAGCAGTATGAAGGTCCGCAAGGCGCGCAAGCCCCGGCCTTCCAGGTGTACGGCACCGCGCTGGCGCACAAGCATCCGCCTGAAATGCAGCGTTACACCGGCCTCGATCATCGGCCGATCTTCGTGCCGGCCTATGGCGCGTTCCGCCAGGGCATCGTGCTGACCATCCCGCTGGAATTGCGCCTGCTGGCGTCCGGTGTCGACGGCAAGCAATTGCACGCCGCACTGGCACGCCACTATGCCGGCGCTACGCATGTCCGCGTGATTCCCCTGGAAGAAACCAAGACGCTGACGCACCTGAATCCGCAGGCGCTCAACGGCACCAACGACATGGATCTGGGCGTGTTCATCAATGAAGAGCACGGACACGTATTGCTGTCGGCGGTATTCGACAACCTCGGCAAGGGCGCCTCGGGTGCGGCGGTACAGAACCTCGACCTGATGCTGGCTACAGCGTCCTGA
- a CDS encoding helix-turn-helix transcriptional regulator, whose product MQSLLALGSQIRSARKARQLSSTSLAERSGIHRNTLQALETGKGNIELSKLLSICAELGLELLLVPQEVSAQRAAEQGGEGARTELSERLHTLMRNGA is encoded by the coding sequence ATGCAATCACTTCTCGCTCTCGGCAGTCAGATCCGCAGCGCCCGTAAAGCCCGGCAACTGAGTTCGACCAGTCTGGCCGAGCGCAGCGGCATTCATCGCAACACCCTGCAGGCGCTGGAAACCGGCAAGGGCAATATCGAACTCAGCAAATTGCTGTCGATCTGTGCCGAGCTGGGGCTGGAGCTGTTGCTGGTGCCGCAGGAAGTCTCGGCGCAGCGCGCCGCCGAACAGGGCGGCGAGGGCGCGCGCACCGAATTGTCCGAGCGTCTGCATACCTTGATGAGGAACGGCGCATGA
- a CDS encoding GntR family transcriptional regulator: MDTPKKRSETLRESIEELIAVGKLAPGQHLDETVLAEQFGVSRTPIREALIQLASMGIIVMRPRRGAIVAEIGPQQLIEMFEVMAELEAMCGRLAARRMSAAEHASLMAAHQACKDARDAVDPDTYFYKNEDFHGQIYAGSHNAFLEEQARVLQRRLRPYRRLQLRVRDRLKRSYDEHEGVVNAIIAGDSERTVELLRQHVMIQGQRFADLVASLHQLKIAPNGERSAFSDALA; the protein is encoded by the coding sequence ATGGATACCCCCAAGAAACGTTCCGAGACCTTGCGCGAATCGATCGAGGAATTGATCGCCGTCGGCAAGCTCGCACCCGGCCAGCATCTGGACGAAACCGTCCTGGCCGAACAGTTCGGCGTCTCGCGTACGCCGATCCGGGAAGCGTTGATCCAGCTGGCATCGATGGGCATCATCGTGATGCGGCCGCGGCGCGGCGCCATCGTGGCCGAGATCGGGCCGCAGCAATTGATCGAGATGTTTGAGGTGATGGCCGAGCTGGAGGCGATGTGCGGCCGTCTGGCGGCGCGTCGCATGTCGGCTGCCGAGCATGCCTCGCTGATGGCGGCGCACCAGGCCTGCAAGGACGCGCGCGATGCGGTCGATCCGGATACCTATTTCTACAAGAACGAAGACTTCCACGGCCAGATCTACGCCGGCAGCCACAATGCCTTCCTGGAAGAACAGGCGCGCGTGCTGCAACGCCGCCTGCGCCCTTACCGCCGCCTGCAGCTGCGTGTGCGCGACCGCCTGAAACGGTCTTACGACGAGCATGAAGGCGTGGTCAACGCCATCATCGCCGGCGACAGCGAACGCACCGTGGAACTGCTGCGCCAGCACGTGATGATCCAGGGCCAGCGCTTTGCCGACCTGGTGGCCTCGCTGCATCAGCTCAAGATCGCACCGAACGGAGAGAGATCCGCGTTCAGTGACGCCCTGGCCTGA